The uncultured Campylobacter sp. genome includes a region encoding these proteins:
- the cas1 gene encoding CRISPR-associated endonuclease Cas1: protein MQKLDRTHFILSPGRLRRKDNNLYFDKFNDEGGILTSKILPINAIDEIYILARVELDTYTMAFLADNNILLHIFSAYQSFRGSFFPNTSNSVNKSGFVLLAQLRAFDDLSKRLFIAREITRARILNAAINCKAYGVSLDTAPHLDALARACDIAAVMAVEGGFAKQYFAAWNEIIEEQRSFKFTTRSKRPPADKINALISYVNTRIYNVCLSEIYKTELDPRIGFLHEPNYRALSLHLDLAEIFKPILGDRLIFGMLNKREITAKDFETDAGRIRFGREAVQKIELKMIEKLSSCANVAGQSLTWRQIIRREANQIKKYVCEGVPYEGLVWR from the coding sequence ATGCAAAAATTGGATCGCACGCATTTTATTTTAAGCCCAGGCCGATTGCGCCGCAAAGATAATAATCTATACTTCGATAAATTTAACGACGAGGGTGGAATTCTAACTAGTAAAATTTTGCCGATTAACGCGATTGATGAAATTTATATTTTGGCGCGAGTAGAGCTTGACACTTATACTATGGCGTTTTTGGCTGATAATAACATTTTGCTGCATATTTTTAGCGCCTATCAAAGCTTTCGCGGCAGCTTTTTCCCGAACACTTCAAATTCCGTAAATAAAAGCGGCTTTGTGCTTTTGGCGCAGCTGCGGGCTTTTGATGATCTTTCTAAGCGCCTTTTTATCGCTCGCGAGATTACTCGCGCTCGCATCTTAAATGCAGCCATTAATTGCAAGGCTTACGGCGTCTCGCTCGATACTGCGCCGCATCTGGATGCTCTAGCGCGCGCCTGCGACATAGCAGCGGTAATGGCGGTGGAAGGCGGCTTTGCCAAGCAGTATTTCGCGGCTTGGAACGAAATCATCGAGGAACAGCGCAGTTTTAAATTTACGACGCGTTCCAAACGCCCGCCGGCAGATAAAATTAATGCCCTCATTAGCTATGTAAATACGCGCATTTATAACGTCTGCCTCAGCGAAATTTACAAAACCGAGCTTGATCCGCGCATCGGCTTTTTACACGAGCCAAACTACCGCGCGTTAAGCCTGCATCTTGATCTTGCAGAGATTTTTAAGCCGATCTTAGGCGATAGATTAATTTTTGGAATGTTAAATAAACGCGAGATTACGGCAAAAGATTTTGAAACGGACGCGGGGCGTATTCGATTTGGTCGAGAAGCGGTGCAAAAAATCGAGCTAAAAATGATTGAGAAACTATCATCTTGCGCGAACGTAGCGGGACAGAGCTTAACCTGGCGTCAAATTATCCGTCGCGAGGCCAATCAGATTAAAAAATACGTCTGTGAAGGCGTGCCTTACGAGGGGCTGGTATGGCGGTAG
- the cas2 gene encoding CRISPR-associated endonuclease Cas2 translates to MYAILFYDISSSDEKEKNNAARVRKAVEKFLPRVQFSVFEGEIRASDLKKLMAILQKECASKLDSVVIYTFNSLKYSQRLVIGRDKNEAIFS, encoded by the coding sequence ATGTACGCTATTTTATTTTACGATATTTCAAGCAGCGACGAAAAGGAGAAAAATAACGCTGCGCGCGTCCGAAAGGCGGTCGAGAAGTTTCTGCCTCGCGTGCAATTCAGCGTTTTTGAGGGTGAAATCAGAGCGAGCGATCTTAAAAAATTAATGGCGATTTTGCAAAAAGAATGCGCCAGCAAGCTTGATTCGGTAGTAATTTATACTTTTAATTCGCTCAAATATTCACAGCGCCTAGTCATCGGACGCGATAAAAACGAAGCGATTTTCAGCTAA
- a CDS encoding Dna2/Cas4 domain-containing protein, whose product MFCKDQITGTLVNYYITCKREAWLYGHNIHANQEDENMMMGKALADIKESGLQEFAFSNLKFDKLSKQRGHYLITEYKKSLKNPEAGKMQLLFYIYLLKIGLNLKEVKGKLISGKTVIAIEDNAENFTKIETILNGITALVNEPKPPKFSPQKICESCAYRDYCI is encoded by the coding sequence ATGTTTTGCAAAGACCAAATCACCGGCACGCTTGTGAATTATTACATTACCTGTAAGCGTGAGGCGTGGCTTTACGGACACAATATTCACGCCAATCAGGAAGATGAAAACATGATGATGGGCAAGGCGCTAGCAGACATCAAAGAGAGCGGTTTGCAGGAATTCGCATTTTCGAATTTGAAATTTGACAAGCTTTCCAAGCAGCGCGGACATTATCTCATCACCGAATATAAAAAGAGCCTAAAAAATCCAGAAGCAGGCAAGATGCAGCTGCTTTTTTATATCTATCTTTTAAAAATAGGCTTAAATTTAAAAGAGGTAAAAGGCAAATTAATTAGCGGCAAAACCGTCATAGCCATTGAGGATAACGCCGAAAATTTCACTAAAATCGAAACAATTCTAAACGGCATTACCGCCCTTGTGAACGAGCCAAAGCCGCCTAAATTTAGCCCGCAAAAGATTTGCGAGAGTTGCGCTTATCGTGATTATTGCATTTAG
- the cas3 gene encoding CRISPR-associated helicase Cas3': protein MQSELLSHPNKPLIKHITNMLAEADSRLLQCVKIYHDIAKLKTNFQIYIKNPTEKIADKNHALLSAYIFLLNSEFNELDTAFGFLSIVSHHGNVENFCELTTQNKNFGKYFESSKELGFWDEVLDKALGLEIYKDIKRDKNELLIKAKHLREYFKFAKKKFDYDDFLNFKDIFSSLIYSDKYEAIFNQRIPVSKPANSNTIEKYIKALENRKPNAKRSEFRKFVLNNFDVNHNLFTLTAPTGYGKTLTALNFAAKFNKERIIYVLPFTAIIDQVYNEIKEIFKDDKNILIHKIHHKTTIDESTPQDRYSKVKFLMDSFSGDINVTTLYQFIFALFGNKNKDSVKFNRLKNSVIIIDEAQAVPYKFRADFMKLCEMMAEKFGCIFIFMSATMPIVDATKFKEISNLDYFKDQNRYVLKWFDGDESALKDNIKQSAKCKNTLVVVNTIKKAQELFLEFYDEFKVFCLNGYMCDDHKRKNIENIKDAIAKNKSGRGDPILLISTQSIEAGVDLDFYVGFREIAPISSIIQTAGRINRNFAALGELYVFNDICDYSDLIYGDLKRISDNILVKILKQRDIIESEILDISTRYFSAIKQSLEGLFLAEQMRELGFYDINEKISEAMDDRLKILVIIEPKEDYIKEFQNEIFEINRLDMDKFNKKDIFTNTIKKINRFGVNITEFDAKRLNIKRIDGLKDVYYLPFGDTSYNNNFGIKKDAALNLKNEFFD, encoded by the coding sequence TTGCAAAGTGAGCTGCTATCACATCCTAACAAACCACTAATAAAGCATATAACAAATATGCTTGCCGAAGCGGATAGTAGGCTTTTGCAATGCGTTAAAATTTATCACGATATAGCTAAGCTAAAAACTAATTTTCAGATTTATATCAAAAACCCTACTGAAAAAATTGCAGATAAAAATCATGCTTTATTATCCGCCTACATATTTTTACTAAATTCAGAATTTAATGAGCTAGATACGGCTTTTGGGTTTTTATCCATCGTATCACACCACGGAAATGTAGAAAATTTTTGTGAGCTTACAACGCAAAATAAAAATTTCGGTAAATATTTTGAGAGCTCGAAAGAGCTAGGCTTTTGGGATGAAGTCTTAGATAAAGCTTTAGGTTTAGAAATTTACAAAGATATTAAAAGGGATAAAAATGAGCTTTTAATTAAAGCTAAACATTTAAGAGAATATTTCAAATTTGCGAAAAAGAAGTTTGACTACGATGACTTTTTAAATTTCAAAGACATATTTTCGTCGCTTATTTATAGTGATAAATATGAAGCTATTTTTAATCAAAGAATTCCTGTTTCTAAGCCGGCGAATTCTAATACGATCGAAAAATATATCAAAGCCCTGGAAAATCGTAAGCCAAATGCGAAAAGAAGCGAGTTTAGAAAATTTGTTTTAAATAATTTCGATGTAAATCATAATCTTTTTACTTTAACCGCGCCTACAGGCTACGGTAAGACTTTGACTGCGCTAAATTTTGCCGCTAAATTTAATAAAGAACGTATTATTTACGTGCTGCCGTTTACGGCTATCATAGATCAAGTTTATAATGAGATAAAAGAAATCTTCAAAGACGATAAAAATATATTAATTCATAAAATTCATCACAAAACTACGATAGATGAAAGCACCCCGCAAGATCGCTATTCTAAAGTTAAATTTTTGATGGATTCCTTTAGCGGAGATATTAACGTAACTACGCTATATCAATTTATATTTGCACTCTTTGGAAACAAAAATAAAGATAGCGTAAAATTTAACCGATTAAAAAATAGTGTAATAATAATCGATGAGGCGCAGGCGGTACCGTATAAGTTCAGGGCGGATTTCATGAAACTTTGCGAGATGATGGCGGAGAAATTTGGCTGCATTTTTATCTTTATGTCCGCCACGATGCCTATTGTTGATGCGACTAAATTTAAAGAAATTTCAAATTTAGATTATTTCAAAGATCAAAATAGATACGTTTTGAAGTGGTTTGATGGTGACGAGAGTGCTTTAAAAGACAATATTAAACAATCGGCAAAATGCAAAAATACACTAGTCGTCGTAAATACCATTAAAAAAGCGCAAGAGCTATTTTTGGAATTTTACGACGAATTTAAAGTTTTTTGCCTAAACGGATATATGTGCGACGATCACAAACGAAAAAATATCGAAAATATAAAAGATGCAATTGCAAAAAATAAAAGTGGGCGCGGTGATCCGATCTTGCTAATTTCTACACAGTCTATCGAAGCTGGCGTGGATTTGGATTTTTATGTCGGATTTCGAGAGATAGCGCCCATTAGCTCGATTATCCAAACCGCCGGTCGCATAAATAGAAATTTCGCAGCTCTGGGAGAATTATACGTATTTAACGATATTTGCGACTACTCCGATCTCATTTATGGTGATTTAAAACGCATTAGCGATAATATTTTGGTAAAAATTCTAAAGCAAAGGGATATCATCGAAAGCGAAATTTTAGATATTTCTACTAGGTATTTCAGCGCCATAAAGCAAAGCCTAGAGGGCTTATTTTTGGCGGAGCAGATGCGAGAGCTAGGATTTTACGATATAAACGAAAAGATTAGCGAGGCGATGGATGATAGGCTTAAAATTTTAGTAATAATTGAGCCAAAAGAAGATTATATTAAAGAATTTCAAAATGAAATTTTTGAAATCAATAGGCTTGATATGGACAAATTTAATAAGAAAGATATATTTACGAATACTATTAAGAAAATTAATAGATTTGGTGTAAATATCACAGAATTTGATGCAAAGCGTTTAAATATAAAGCGTATTGATGGGCTAAAAGATGTCTATTATTTACCATTCGGCGACACTTCGTACAATAATAATTTCGGGATTAAAAAGGATGCCGCCTTAAATCTCAAGAATGAGTTTTTCGACTAA
- the cas5 gene encoding CRISPR-associated protein Cas5: MDIIAFELSGDYAHFSHPATIYSSLTYPVPPKTAVMGLLGAIIGEMNYFKFNDIGYSVILSSQFRKKTMIFNGIKFALSSSMHIEQGYQDSSEKKQFYKELIKDPRYVIFVDLSALNASYKENIINSLKAHRCSFTPYLGINFCIADFKYIEIKNCELVHEKESFIDTFVLMDDFIFDAQSFDIRLTAARMACGCEEDRIFKDFKDFVIKLSGNSQIKAKNRGNIYQINDYKVYFAK; the protein is encoded by the coding sequence ATGGATATAATAGCTTTTGAGCTATCGGGAGATTATGCGCATTTTTCTCATCCGGCTACTATCTACTCGTCTCTTACATACCCGGTGCCGCCAAAGACTGCCGTCATGGGGCTTTTGGGAGCGATTATAGGTGAAATGAATTATTTTAAATTTAACGATATAGGTTATAGCGTTATTTTAAGTTCGCAATTTCGCAAAAAAACTATGATTTTTAACGGTATAAAATTTGCTCTATCGTCAAGTATGCATATCGAACAAGGCTACCAAGATTCTAGTGAGAAAAAGCAGTTTTATAAAGAGCTAATAAAAGATCCTAGATATGTTATATTCGTTGATTTAAGTGCTTTAAACGCTTCTTATAAAGAAAATATAATTAACAGCTTAAAAGCTCATAGATGCTCCTTTACACCATATTTAGGTATAAATTTTTGTATAGCGGATTTTAAATATATCGAGATAAAAAATTGTGAATTGGTGCATGAAAAGGAAAGTTTTATAGATACGTTCGTTTTAATGGACGATTTTATATTTGATGCACAAAGCTTTGATATCAGACTTACTGCGGCCAGAATGGCTTGCGGATGCGAAGAGGATCGAATTTTTAAGGATTTTAAAGATTTCGTTATCAAGCTAAGCGGCAATAGTCAAATCAAAGCAAAGAATAGAGGAAATATTTATCAAATAAATGACTACAAGGTCTACTTTGCAAAGTGA
- the cas7b gene encoding type I-B CRISPR-associated protein Cas7/Csh2: protein MKKKEILFLWDGENFNPNGDMLRDNAPRIDDETGIAEVTDVRIKRTIRDEIMKKDESAIFIKEYKRDENILDCKSAIREVINVKQEKIEIEKEILSKFIDIRAFGGVLPISDKDEMKKEGIKTAGIQFVGPIQFRMSRSLHRVAVEHIKGTGAFASGSDKANKTFREEDFLNYAMFATYGIVDNHSAKITNLSEDDVKVILSALWSGTKNLITRTKMGQMPRFMLVITYKNDTFAGDLNNCISINSSKEDVEIRSINDFTIDFSRLKAKLTRYAQEIEKIEYMSDFDFEQNNRSQFDSNWIKMGF from the coding sequence ATGAAAAAGAAGGAAATTCTATTTCTTTGGGACGGCGAAAATTTTAATCCAAACGGCGATATGCTAAGAGATAACGCTCCTAGGATAGACGATGAGACGGGTATAGCAGAAGTTACTGATGTACGTATAAAGCGAACAATTAGAGATGAAATTATGAAAAAAGACGAAAGTGCGATTTTCATTAAAGAGTATAAAAGAGATGAAAATATCTTAGATTGCAAAAGCGCAATACGTGAAGTAATTAACGTTAAGCAAGAAAAAATCGAGATTGAAAAAGAAATTTTATCTAAATTTATCGATATTCGCGCATTTGGTGGAGTTTTGCCGATATCGGATAAAGACGAGATGAAAAAAGAAGGCATAAAAACGGCAGGAATTCAATTTGTTGGACCCATTCAGTTTAGAATGAGCAGATCGCTTCATAGAGTTGCGGTAGAGCATATAAAAGGCACCGGCGCATTTGCAAGCGGTAGCGATAAGGCGAATAAAACGTTTAGGGAAGAAGATTTTTTAAATTATGCAATGTTTGCAACTTACGGAATAGTGGATAATCATAGTGCAAAGATTACGAATTTGAGCGAAGATGATGTGAAAGTGATTTTAAGCGCGCTCTGGAGTGGGACTAAAAATTTAATTACTCGCACGAAAATGGGTCAGATGCCTAGATTTATGCTAGTAATTACATATAAAAATGATACTTTCGCTGGAGATTTAAATAACTGTATAAGTATAAATAGTAGCAAAGAAGACGTAGAGATAAGAAGTATAAATGATTTTACGATTGATTTTTCTAGATTAAAAGCTAAACTTACCAGATACGCGCAAGAAATCGAAAAAATAGAGTATATGAGCGATTTTGACTTCGAGCAAAATAACAGATCACAATTTGATAGTAATTGGATAAAAATGGGATTTTAA
- a CDS encoding TM1802 family CRISPR-associated protein: MGDIVKIFSSIGEIYDKQKTKINNKSYEYDAIKIYLCDIKSKEISVNNNISRDDLIVCRFGIGANSGNLFPNVQFISKAVKDDTPKFIKGILKAVKNMLSCFNPVDIKNDKILTDLSGLNESFFDDILSEITTLQEESKKKGMKVATFFALSWEGRPISAYFKNIFTSHLSDSDNGKNVKIYGYDMLTNSMGIGGDANLAFCSVNELPTALQDIKVRLLPLNGANANLVKNGFMAIDKELSFNFYGDKMAVLPTLMVNDTNLLEKIVEILKDPSEKKKDLQGIQNIEESINYELESVAKAQANMPVLNTILFYKKSNAAVNVLLQIDDVLPSYISKISDLMGRYNIRAIRRKDSKDQQDDTIYMQNLFLKNIDIMNFLLSQNRMNLDDMMEKYAALIYKGNINSSYASKIEWGFYFNCVKTYQNRSIKSIEKYQNFFNEIGALNEKISFAREVNLQGLSDKKELISSILKNSEFLKDNEVLQSAYLLGMMSAGLINRQFAISKNSSFEKWLNNAGLITKELLERIWTKCDETNKKLSNVSRGKRSANIEIMRDILIGILPSAFLSQKRIKSAYVTLAFAMGGSDFTKYIKDNTQGDE; this comes from the coding sequence TTGGGCGATATAGTTAAAATTTTTTCTAGTATCGGCGAGATTTATGATAAACAAAAAACTAAAATTAACAACAAGAGCTACGAATACGATGCTATTAAAATTTATCTTTGCGATATTAAAAGCAAAGAAATATCGGTAAATAACAATATTTCAAGAGACGATTTAATAGTTTGTAGATTTGGTATAGGCGCGAATTCTGGCAATTTGTTCCCTAATGTCCAATTCATTAGCAAAGCCGTAAAAGACGATACGCCTAAATTTATAAAAGGGATTTTAAAAGCTGTAAAAAATATGCTTTCTTGCTTCAATCCTGTCGATATTAAAAATGATAAAATATTAACGGATTTATCTGGCTTAAACGAGAGCTTTTTTGATGATATTTTAAGTGAAATTACAACTCTACAAGAAGAGTCTAAGAAAAAGGGCATGAAAGTAGCTACTTTTTTTGCATTATCTTGGGAAGGTAGGCCGATCTCAGCGTATTTCAAAAATATTTTTACGAGTCATTTAAGTGATAGCGATAATGGTAAAAATGTCAAAATTTATGGTTATGATATGCTTACAAATAGTATGGGTATCGGCGGAGATGCGAATTTGGCGTTTTGTTCCGTAAATGAGCTACCGACTGCTTTACAAGACATTAAAGTTAGATTACTACCTCTAAATGGCGCTAATGCAAATTTGGTTAAAAACGGTTTTATGGCAATTGATAAGGAATTATCTTTTAATTTTTATGGGGATAAAATGGCGGTCTTACCAACGTTAATGGTAAATGATACAAATTTATTAGAAAAAATAGTAGAAATTTTAAAAGATCCGAGCGAAAAGAAAAAAGATCTGCAAGGCATACAAAATATCGAAGAAAGTATTAATTACGAGTTGGAATCCGTAGCTAAAGCGCAAGCAAATATGCCCGTGTTAAATACAATTCTATTTTATAAAAAAAGCAATGCTGCGGTTAATGTATTATTGCAAATAGATGATGTATTGCCGTCTTATATTTCTAAAATTTCCGATTTAATGGGTAGATATAACATTAGGGCGATTAGGCGAAAAGATAGTAAAGATCAACAAGACGATACTATTTACATGCAAAATTTATTTCTTAAAAACATCGACATTATGAATTTTTTATTATCGCAAAACAGGATGAATTTAGATGATATGATGGAAAAATATGCTGCTTTGATTTATAAAGGCAATATTAACTCTAGTTATGCGTCAAAAATAGAGTGGGGATTTTATTTTAATTGCGTTAAGACATATCAAAATAGAAGTATAAAAAGTATCGAAAAATATCAAAATTTCTTTAATGAAATAGGTGCTTTAAATGAAAAAATATCATTTGCAAGGGAGGTTAATTTGCAAGGCTTAAGCGATAAAAAAGAGCTAATAAGCTCGATTTTGAAAAATAGCGAATTTCTAAAAGATAATGAAGTATTGCAGAGTGCATATTTGCTAGGAATGATGTCTGCAGGGTTGATAAATCGCCAATTTGCTATTAGCAAAAATAGCTCATTCGAAAAATGGCTGAATAATGCCGGACTAATTACGAAAGAGCTTTTAGAACGGATTTGGACCAAATGCGATGAAACTAACAAAAAACTCTCCAATGTATCGCGAGGAAAAAGAAGCGCTAATATAGAAATCATGCGCGATATTTTGATTGGAATTTTACCAAGTGCGTTTTTATCTCAAAAGCGGATTAAGAGCGCTTATGTAACTCTGGCTTTTGCTATGGGCGGAAGTGATTTTACGAAATATATTAAAGATAACACTCAAGGAGACGAGTAA
- a CDS encoding CRISPR-associated endoribonuclease Cas6, producing the protein MLIINAKLPTKNLKITKSLSQLIQGFLYRYLPASEHVGYRHESSGKIFKRTVFDFILRGEDLRVRFASCEPEFERKIALAVLKDGLSLGEILFTQTTVEARNHKICENEAIVQGYVACAVSGLLGHKVYLQPQDSRHLEMMKTNILQRFETIMGQKYDGEMELNLLWQKLGESVKFYYGNNRESVYAWQARWKIVANAELINLILGTGAGSGCMNYGVGVLEVIKQDCIKAQISNPKKDDCLL; encoded by the coding sequence ATGCTAATCATCAACGCAAAATTACCAACTAAAAATCTAAAAATCACAAAATCTCTCTCGCAGCTGATTCAGGGCTTTCTTTATCGCTATTTGCCGGCTTCGGAGCACGTAGGATACAGGCACGAATCAAGCGGTAAAATTTTTAAACGCACGGTGTTTGATTTTATCTTGCGAGGAGAGGACTTGCGCGTGCGATTTGCTTCATGCGAGCCGGAGTTTGAACGTAAAATCGCGCTAGCAGTGCTAAAAGACGGGCTAAGCTTGGGTGAAATTCTATTTACGCAAACTACCGTCGAAGCAAGAAATCATAAAATTTGCGAGAACGAAGCTATTGTGCAAGGCTACGTGGCATGCGCAGTAAGCGGGCTTTTGGGGCATAAGGTCTATTTGCAGCCGCAAGATAGTAGGCATTTAGAGATGATGAAGACGAATATTTTACAGCGATTTGAAACGATTATGGGGCAAAAATATGATGGCGAAATGGAATTAAATTTATTGTGGCAAAAGCTGGGTGAATCTGTGAAATTCTATTATGGCAACAACCGCGAGTCGGTATATGCGTGGCAAGCAAGATGGAAAATTGTAGCTAATGCAGAACTAATCAATTTGATCCTTGGTACGGGTGCTGGAAGCGGGTGCATGAACTACGGAGTAGGGGTTTTGGAGGTTATAAAGCAAGACTGCATTAAAGCACAAATTTCAAATCCTAAAAAGGATGATTGCTTGCTTTAA